From the genome of Pseudomonas sp. gcc21, one region includes:
- a CDS encoding DUF1853 family protein — protein sequence MLDLFSHPQVRDLAWIACSESLLKPGILAVRDPLTGSVWRQDPESLLYRLKQLDADPVPLQQLIPVSRDLRLGNYYERLWHALLHLAPDVRLLAHNVALRGNGRTLGELDLLMEDPAGAVIHLELAVKFYLGVPEQLAQPQSAGTIDQSVVASSSPHSAWLGPDPRDTLDDKVKRLRDHQLKLVDHLHLAATPLPRPDLSAAWLQGVLFGPHDTAMPPAVDTRPNAQNHQWCRQSELRKIEGRHWLVMPHKQWLMPPSAGREQIRTIEEILQMLDAQQLHPNRALMLVRCEDIENYRAMSAQRLICMPDSWPVSN from the coding sequence ATGCTTGACCTATTTTCTCATCCTCAGGTACGTGACCTGGCCTGGATTGCCTGCTCGGAGTCACTGCTGAAACCGGGCATCTTGGCTGTACGCGATCCCCTCACAGGGTCGGTCTGGCGACAGGATCCGGAATCGCTACTCTACAGGCTTAAACAACTCGACGCGGACCCGGTTCCCTTGCAGCAGCTGATTCCGGTATCGCGTGACCTGCGCCTGGGTAACTATTACGAGCGGCTCTGGCACGCGCTCCTGCATCTGGCACCGGACGTCCGGTTGCTGGCGCACAATGTCGCTCTGCGGGGCAACGGTCGCACCCTTGGCGAGCTGGATTTATTGATGGAAGATCCTGCCGGAGCCGTCATTCACCTGGAGCTCGCGGTCAAATTCTATCTTGGTGTCCCCGAGCAGCTTGCGCAGCCGCAATCTGCGGGAACAATCGATCAATCCGTCGTCGCCAGCTCCAGCCCTCATAGCGCCTGGCTGGGCCCCGATCCACGCGACACCCTGGATGACAAGGTCAAGCGGTTACGTGACCATCAGCTCAAACTCGTCGACCATCTGCATCTGGCAGCCACTCCCTTGCCCCGTCCCGATCTATCCGCCGCCTGGCTGCAAGGCGTATTGTTCGGGCCGCACGATACCGCTATGCCTCCGGCTGTCGACACGCGCCCGAACGCGCAGAACCACCAGTGGTGCAGGCAATCAGAATTGCGGAAGATCGAGGGCAGGCACTGGCTGGTCATGCCGCACAAGCAATGGCTGATGCCACCATCCGCGGGGCGCGAGCAGATCAGAACGATCGAGGAAATACTGCAGATGCTGGATGCGCAGCAACTGCACCCGAACCGGGCGCTTATGCTGGTGCGCTGTGAGGATATAGAGAATTATCGGGCAATGAGCGCGCAGCGGCTCATCTGTATGCCGGATAGCTGGCCTGTTTCAAACTGA
- a CDS encoding metallophosphoesterase — protein MHAPAEHSGYDIIGDIHGCARTLARLLEQMGYRLQQGVWRHPSRQALFLGDIIDRGPRIREALHLVHDMVQAGTARCIMGNHEFNALGWTTPAAPGSGRRYVREHTDRQLRQIQDTLEQFAAYPDEWRYFLDWFFCLPLFLDMGAFRMVHACWDQGLIDTFQAQYPDGCLDREFLQASVDPGTFACQVQDRLLRGTGMPLPHGLTMTGKDGFTRQFFRTKFWEEDPQTYGDVQFQPDPLPEHIAARPLTPDQKAELLVYGKDEPILFVGHYWQQGKPHPIRPNLACLDYSAVKFGKLVAYRWDGEERLERDKFVWVDVPRLA, from the coding sequence ATGCACGCACCGGCCGAGCATTCGGGCTACGACATCATCGGGGATATTCACGGCTGTGCCCGAACGCTGGCGCGATTGCTGGAACAGATGGGCTACCGGCTGCAACAGGGCGTATGGCGTCATCCAAGCCGGCAGGCGTTGTTTCTGGGCGATATCATCGACCGTGGTCCGCGAATCCGTGAAGCGCTGCACCTGGTCCACGATATGGTCCAGGCGGGCACTGCACGCTGCATCATGGGGAACCACGAGTTCAATGCGTTGGGCTGGACGACCCCCGCGGCACCTGGCAGCGGCAGGCGATATGTGCGTGAACATACCGACCGCCAGCTGCGGCAGATCCAGGATACGCTGGAACAGTTCGCGGCCTATCCGGATGAGTGGCGCTATTTCCTCGACTGGTTTTTTTGCCTGCCGCTATTCCTGGATATGGGCGCATTCCGCATGGTTCATGCGTGCTGGGATCAGGGACTGATCGATACCTTCCAGGCCCAATATCCGGACGGGTGCCTGGATCGGGAATTCCTGCAGGCCTCGGTAGACCCGGGCACATTCGCATGCCAGGTACAGGACCGGCTGCTGCGCGGTACGGGGATGCCGCTACCGCACGGGCTGACCATGACCGGCAAGGACGGCTTTACCCGGCAGTTCTTCCGCACCAAGTTCTGGGAAGAGGATCCGCAAACCTACGGCGACGTGCAGTTCCAGCCGGACCCCTTGCCCGAGCACATTGCTGCCCGCCCGCTGACCCCGGACCAGAAGGCCGAGCTGCTGGTGTACGGCAAGGATGAGCCCATCCTCTTCGTCGGACATTATTGGCAACAAGGAAAGCCCCATCCGATCAGGCCAAACCTGGCCTGCCTCGACTACAGCGCAGTCAAATTCGGTAAACTGGTCGCCTATCGATGGGACGGTGAAGAACGTCTCGAGCGGGATAAATTTGTCTGGGTCGACGTGCCGCGATTGGCATAG
- a CDS encoding NADPH-dependent 2,4-dienoyl-CoA reductase: MTDHAPHQLYPHLLAPLDLGFTTLRNRTLMGSMHTGLEERPQGFERMAAYFAERARGGVGLIVTGGIGPNLEGSVGKGAAKLTTQDEAEQHRIVTQAVHEAGGKICMQILHAGRYAYNPNGVSASAVQAPINPFTPKELDEAGIEKQISDFVNCARLAQSAGYDGVEIMGSEGYFINQFLVKHVNQRTDRWGGSYENRMRLAVEVVRRVREAVGRNFIIIYRLSMLDLIENGSTWDEVVILAKAVEQAGATLINTGIGWHEARIPTIATKVPRAAFTKVTARLKGEVNIPLITTNRINTPEVAEQVLAGGDAHMVSMARPFLADPDFVNKAAEGRADQINTCIGCNQACLDHTFGGKLTSCLVNPRACHETELNYIPTTAVKKIAVVGAGPAGLAAATVAAQRGHEVTLFDAADEIGGQFNIAKRIPGKEEFYETLRYFGRMIEINGVTLELNRRVTAQDLRGFDEVILATGIKPRTPDIPGIDHPKVLGYLDVITGRKPVGKRVAVMGAGGIGFDVSEFITHQGGSPSQDIALFWREWGIDPAMEARGGIAGITAQPQPPARDVYLLQRKSSKVGKGLGKTTGWIHRAGLKSKQVKMLNSVEYLKIDDEGLHIRIGETGEPQVLPVDNIVVCAGQEPLRELEQGLETLGIKVHLIGGADVAAELDAKRAIDQGSRLAAAI, from the coding sequence ATGACTGACCACGCCCCCCACCAACTGTACCCGCACCTGTTGGCACCCCTTGATCTTGGCTTTACCACTCTGCGTAACCGCACCCTGATGGGTTCCATGCACACCGGGCTGGAAGAGCGGCCGCAAGGCTTTGAGCGCATGGCTGCGTACTTTGCCGAGCGCGCCCGTGGCGGCGTGGGCCTGATCGTGACCGGTGGTATTGGTCCAAACCTGGAAGGCAGCGTAGGCAAGGGCGCCGCCAAGCTGACCACGCAGGATGAAGCGGAACAGCACAGGATAGTTACCCAGGCGGTGCACGAGGCGGGCGGCAAGATCTGTATGCAGATTCTGCATGCGGGGCGTTACGCCTATAACCCCAATGGCGTCTCGGCCAGCGCAGTGCAGGCGCCGATCAATCCGTTTACGCCCAAGGAACTGGATGAGGCCGGCATTGAAAAGCAGATAAGCGACTTCGTGAACTGCGCGAGATTGGCCCAAAGCGCCGGTTACGATGGCGTAGAGATCATGGGTTCGGAAGGCTACTTCATCAATCAGTTTCTCGTGAAGCATGTCAACCAGCGCACCGACCGCTGGGGCGGCAGCTACGAGAACCGTATGCGCCTCGCGGTTGAAGTCGTTCGCCGGGTGCGTGAAGCCGTGGGGCGCAATTTCATCATCATCTATCGCCTGTCGATGCTGGATCTGATCGAAAATGGCAGCACCTGGGATGAGGTCGTGATACTGGCCAAAGCGGTCGAGCAAGCGGGTGCCACGTTGATCAATACCGGTATCGGCTGGCATGAGGCACGGATTCCCACCATCGCCACCAAGGTGCCCCGCGCGGCATTCACCAAGGTAACAGCGCGCCTGAAGGGCGAGGTCAACATTCCGCTCATCACCACCAACCGGATCAATACGCCCGAGGTGGCCGAGCAGGTTCTTGCTGGCGGCGATGCCCATATGGTCTCCATGGCGCGGCCGTTTCTGGCTGACCCGGATTTCGTCAACAAGGCGGCTGAAGGGCGTGCTGATCAGATCAATACCTGTATCGGCTGTAACCAGGCCTGTCTGGATCACACCTTTGGCGGCAAGCTGACCAGTTGCCTGGTTAATCCGCGCGCCTGTCACGAGACCGAGCTGAACTATATTCCGACGACTGCCGTGAAAAAGATCGCAGTAGTCGGTGCCGGTCCTGCAGGACTTGCAGCGGCGACCGTGGCGGCGCAGCGTGGCCATGAAGTGACATTATTCGATGCAGCCGATGAGATTGGTGGCCAGTTCAACATCGCCAAGCGTATTCCGGGCAAGGAAGAGTTCTACGAAACACTGCGCTACTTCGGCAGAATGATTGAGATCAATGGCGTCACGCTGGAGCTGAATCGCCGCGTGACGGCGCAGGACCTGCGCGGCTTCGATGAGGTGATTCTCGCCACAGGTATCAAGCCGCGCACGCCGGATATTCCGGGTATTGATCATCCGAAAGTGCTTGGCTATCTGGACGTGATTACCGGGCGCAAGCCGGTGGGTAAGCGTGTCGCAGTCATGGGCGCGGGCGGCATTGGCTTCGATGTGTCCGAGTTCATTACTCACCAGGGCGGTTCACCCAGCCAGGATATTGCGCTGTTCTGGAGAGAGTGGGGCATCGACCCCGCTATGGAGGCGCGTGGCGGCATCGCCGGCATCACCGCCCAACCCCAGCCACCCGCCCGCGACGTCTACCTGTTGCAGCGTAAGTCGAGCAAGGTGGGCAAAGGTCTCGGCAAGACCACCGGCTGGATTCACCGTGCGGGACTCAAGAGCAAACAGGTGAAGATGCTTAATAGTGTCGAGTACCTGAAGATTGATGACGAAGGCCTGCACATTCGTATTGGCGAAACGGGCGAGCCGCAGGTGCTGCCGGTTGATAACATCGTTGTGTGTGCCGGACAGGAGCCGCTACGTGAACTCGAGCAGGGTCTTGAGACCCTGGGTATTAAGGTTCATCTGATAGGCGGTGCCGACGTGGCTGCGGAGCTGGACGCCAAGCGTGCGATTGATCAGGGCTCACGCCTCGCTGCGGCGATCTGA
- a CDS encoding NAD(+) kinase produces the protein MEQFRNIGLIGRLGSGRVVDTLKRLKRFLLDNGHCVILEDAVADLLPGHQLQVCTRKMMGEICDLVIVVGGDGSLLGAARALCRYNVPVLGVNRGGLGFLTDISPDELESRVGEVLAGRYMVENRFLLDAFVRRGEEQLGTSEALNDVVLHPGKSARMIEFELYIDGQFVYSQKSDGLIVATPTGSTAYALSAGGPIMHPKLDAVVLVPMFPHTLSSRPIVVDGNSELKIIISSQNGIYPQVSCDGQVQIACAPGDTIYIRKKPQKLRLIHPLDHNFYAICREKLGWSSRLTER, from the coding sequence ATGGAGCAATTCCGCAACATCGGGTTGATCGGGCGTCTCGGCAGTGGTCGGGTCGTGGATACCCTCAAACGTCTCAAGCGGTTTCTGCTCGATAACGGCCATTGCGTGATCCTCGAAGATGCCGTTGCAGACCTTTTGCCAGGCCACCAGCTGCAAGTCTGTACCCGGAAGATGATGGGCGAGATCTGCGATCTGGTGATCGTCGTGGGCGGCGACGGCAGCCTGCTTGGCGCCGCGCGTGCGCTATGCCGCTATAACGTGCCGGTGCTGGGCGTTAACCGCGGGGGGCTGGGTTTTTTAACCGATATTTCGCCTGACGAACTCGAAAGCCGCGTGGGTGAAGTGCTTGCCGGGCGGTATATGGTCGAGAATCGCTTCCTGCTCGATGCCTTTGTGCGCCGCGGAGAGGAGCAGCTCGGCACCAGCGAGGCATTGAATGACGTGGTTCTGCATCCGGGTAAATCCGCCCGGATGATCGAATTCGAACTCTATATCGATGGGCAGTTCGTCTACAGCCAGAAGTCCGACGGTCTTATCGTCGCGACGCCGACCGGCTCGACTGCCTACGCACTGTCGGCCGGGGGGCCGATCATGCATCCCAAGCTGGACGCGGTGGTGTTGGTGCCGATGTTCCCGCACACGCTGTCCAGTCGCCCGATTGTGGTGGACGGCAACAGCGAGCTCAAGATCATCATCTCGTCGCAAAACGGTATCTATCCGCAGGTCAGTTGCGATGGCCAGGTGCAGATTGCCTGCGCGCCGGGGGACACCATCTATATCCGCAAGAAGCCGCAGAAACTGCGTTTGATTCATCCGTTGGATCACAATTTCTATGCCATCTGCCGGGAGAAGCTGGGCTGGTCGAGCCGGCTGACGGAGCGATGA
- a CDS encoding AraC family transcriptional regulator has protein sequence MKLGDLAVGHLYSLQAALNRLGQDPQPLFARYGVTSELLAQPQARISIPRFMRLGHAAIRQSGRPEIGLLMGQQIQISHFGLAGMAAQCAPSMHEAFATLVRYERLTSQNYRGHSGFAPPALQFYSISPYNAFNLFVVDSALAARAQLGKHLTSGQARVREVHIEFPAPAYAEAYEACFQCPVLFGQSANQLLWDPASLELPLVQSAPATFAQLVQLCERELEQLDRHRRIREKVEEIVSPELHRRLPTLSEVAEQLGMPTWTLRRRLQAEAGTRFQDIVNETRRDLAVTYIRDTDLALGEIAFLLGFSSQGAFQRGFRKWTGQPPGAFRRQYRHTLAAENTEHRRSEP, from the coding sequence GTGAAACTGGGCGATCTGGCCGTCGGGCACCTGTACAGCCTGCAGGCTGCACTGAACCGTCTGGGCCAGGACCCACAGCCGTTATTCGCGCGATACGGCGTGACTTCCGAGCTGCTCGCCCAGCCCCAGGCGCGCATCAGTATTCCGCGATTCATGCGCCTGGGCCATGCGGCCATCCGTCAAAGCGGCAGGCCGGAAATCGGTTTGTTGATGGGTCAGCAGATTCAGATCAGCCATTTCGGACTGGCTGGCATGGCTGCACAATGCGCGCCATCCATGCATGAAGCTTTCGCCACGCTGGTGCGTTATGAGCGGCTGACCAGCCAGAACTACCGTGGACACTCGGGCTTCGCGCCGCCGGCCTTGCAGTTTTATTCCATCAGCCCTTACAACGCCTTCAATCTGTTCGTGGTCGATTCGGCATTGGCCGCCCGCGCACAACTGGGTAAACATCTGACGTCCGGCCAAGCCAGAGTGAGAGAAGTACACATCGAATTTCCCGCACCGGCCTATGCCGAAGCATACGAAGCCTGCTTCCAGTGCCCTGTTCTGTTCGGCCAGTCCGCCAATCAATTATTATGGGATCCTGCCAGCCTCGAACTGCCCCTGGTGCAAAGCGCACCCGCCACATTCGCTCAGCTGGTCCAACTATGCGAGCGTGAATTGGAGCAACTCGACCGCCATCGGCGCATTCGGGAAAAGGTCGAAGAAATCGTCTCGCCGGAACTTCATCGTCGCCTGCCCACCCTGTCCGAAGTAGCAGAACAGCTGGGCATGCCAACCTGGACGTTACGCAGACGGCTACAGGCAGAGGCCGGCACGCGGTTCCAGGATATCGTCAACGAAACGCGGCGTGATCTGGCGGTCACTTATATCAGGGACACTGATCTAGCATTGGGGGAGATTGCCTTCCTGCTGGGGTTTTCATCCCAGGGGGCATTTCAGAGGGGGTTCAGAAAATGGACGGGACAACCGCCCGGGGCTTTCCGACGCCAGTACCGACATACCCTGGCGGCGGAAAATACTGAACATCGGCGTAGTGAACCTTAG